In Rhizobium sp. CIAT894, the genomic window ACGAGATGCTGGTCGGCGCCCTCGGCGAAATCCGCTTCCGGCCCTATAGCGGCGCGGATCTGGAAACCCTGCCGCTGATCGTCCGCAATATCGAGCCATCGGGCGACATCAGCAATGTCGGCTGCCAGTACGTTCCGAAAAGCGCGCTCGATCATCGCCTGATCGCCGACCTGATGTTTGCCAACTCAGGCCAGTGGACGGAGTTCCAGGCCTCGCGCCGCCGCAATCCGGGACTGATCCGCGGCACCATCTGGTTCCTCGGCCTGTCGTTCTACCAGACCAGCCGCGGCCTCGTTTACTTCTTCCGCAGCATGCGGCCGGAGCGGGAAGCCCAGCAGCAGGCGGCAAAGGTCAATGCCGGATGAGAAGGATCGTCGCTGCCTCGCTTCTGCTCCTGAATGCCTCCGCCTTCGCCCAGGCGCAGACGGCACCCTTCGACATGTCCGGCGAGCGGCCGCCCGGTGCCTCCGTGGCCCCGAGATTGACGCCGCCGCCTGCGCCGGCAGCGACGCCGCCGGCAGCAGCTGCGCCGGTTCCCGTCACCCCGCCGGTTTCCGTACTGCCGGCGCCGGCACCCCAGTCGGCTCCTGCTCAGGCACCTGCGCCAGTTCCTCCGCCGATCGTCGTTCAGTCGCCGGCGCTGCAGCCGGCCGCGGCGGCCGATACGGCTCCGGGTCAGCGCCCCGGCAGCGTCCGCCGTTATGTCGTGCCCTTTTCGAAGCTCGGTCTCACCGGTGAATACGACCGGCGGTCATGGTCCGTCTATCTGACGCCGGAACAGGCGGCCGCCAGGGCGAGCTTCACCTTCGCCTACCAGAATTCGATCGTTGTCGCGCCCGAGGCCTCGGCGCTGACCGTCTATCTCAACAACCGCCCGATCGGCCAGCAGCGCGTCGGCTCGCCGGACGGCCCGTCGGCCGTTACCTTCGCGGTTCCGCCAGGTCTGCTGCAGCCGGGCGCCAATGTCGTCAGCTTCGAAGCCGCTCAGCGCCACCGCACCGATTGCAGCATCCAGTCCACCTATGAATTGTGGTCGAATATCGATCCGGCAGGAACCTATCTGAGCTTTGCCGGCAGCGATGCCGCAGAGCCGGCGAGCGCCGATGCGATCCGCGCCATCGGCGTCGACGGCGCCGGCAAGACCGAGTTCGACATCGTCGTCCCGGCGCTGGAGCAGCCGGGAACCACCAAGCCGCTGCTGCGGCTGGCGCAGGGTCTGTCGGTGTTGAGCAGCATGCCGAACCAGATCTTTGCCTTCAGCACCGCTTCCCTTCCGGCCGGCGGTGCCGGCAAGCTCAGCGTGCTCGTCGGCACCGCGGCCGAACTGCGGCCGCTCTTTCCCGGCCTGCCGGCCGGCGCCGAGAGCGCGGCGCTCGCCGCTTTCGTCACCGATCCGCGCAGCGGCTCACCGGTGCTTCTGATCAGCGGCCCCTCGTGGCAGGCGGTCTCCTCGGCGATCGATACCATCGTCTCGCCGACGGACAGGCCCTCGGATGTCCGCCGCGACGTGCTGACCACCGAGCGCTGGAGCGCGCCGAACGCGCCGCTGGTCTTTTCCGATACGAACATCGCTTTGTCGCAGCTCGGTGTGAAGACCACCGAATTTTCCGGCCGGCGGTTGCGGACCAGCTTCAATATCGCCGTGCCGGCTGACTTCTATGCCAATGC contains:
- a CDS encoding cellulose biosynthesis cyclic di-GMP-binding regulatory protein BcsB, which produces MRRIVAASLLLLNASAFAQAQTAPFDMSGERPPGASVAPRLTPPPAPAATPPAAAAPVPVTPPVSVLPAPAPQSAPAQAPAPVPPPIVVQSPALQPAAAADTAPGQRPGSVRRYVVPFSKLGLTGEYDRRSWSVYLTPEQAAARASFTFAYQNSIVVAPEASALTVYLNNRPIGQQRVGSPDGPSAVTFAVPPGLLQPGANVVSFEAAQRHRTDCSIQSTYELWSNIDPAGTYLSFAGSDAAEPASADAIRAIGVDGAGKTEFDIVVPALEQPGTTKPLLRLAQGLSVLSSMPNQIFAFSTASLPAGGAGKLSVLVGTAAELRPLFPGLPAGAESAALAAFVTDPRSGSPVLLISGPSWQAVSSAIDTIVSPTDRPSDVRRDVLTTERWSAPNAPLVFSDTNIALSQLGVKTTEFSGRRLRTSFNIAVPADFYANAYGEAKVLLDAAYTDNVLPGSHIDIYVNDNIASTVPITTTSGGILRHLPIRVTMRHFKPGLNTVAIEAILMTKDDAVCAPGATAGATPRFALFDTSELHIPDFARVGQRPNLAAMAGTAYPYGRATEPTPLFIDRIDADTLSAAATLLGQMAITAGHPIAVETVASPNTIGDRDAIFIGSISQMPATALSQANISTASQASWRPVTDAQPGVVDTGTAFEEWNSKVSGGVLRSRVTAFREWVSRNFDISRSSLQFVPGAEEIFTPPNAASLLVAQGSSPTGAGSWTVVTAPSAKDLREGLEVLTSQLNWPQISGHITTYSSRTGKIEALPVTRFDFVPSMPWSIANYRLIAANWLSTNILSYASLLVVFVLLIGVTTSTMLKRLGRSK